In Solenopsis invicta isolate M01_SB chromosome 1, UNIL_Sinv_3.0, whole genome shotgun sequence, one genomic interval encodes:
- the LOC105202017 gene encoding uncharacterized protein LOC105202017, producing the protein MPSRYHGIFILCIATVAGALLPPVGRWCSVWRTLSSVSVLLTLPEITHQWSFLGLNLWSNHAEDKLPMSNELLERDATRFSRVLNFFPVPVEEECLSEDKRRQGICMNTYECRIQHGQSHGPCALGFGVCCIFTASCDNEVQNNLTYVTSPGFPNLIDRPMNCSVVIRKIDTEVSQLRIDFVHFNIGQPNAVTGMCDGDVMVINNNRTSLELCGWNSGQHVYVDVGEGNEPITLNFRLPSGLQPRMWEMLVMQLGFEQRAPVGCLQYFRSPNGTLRTFNYLPNGRYLAERDYLLCVRQERDMCGIAYQPCMRDSFRIGPNRSQNVTNNTVPAMNAANSGNASAVNLNVAAANSSFADVVEGSGAGSPEQEMVLEQETSSTNSMPFLSRLCRDRILIPCDFEEFITPGNNMAGICNLERCGSSLCNQNELDAEGNCRVETWTTPFRIRVAFGPGNNMNGTLEDNAGMCLTYQQLACVA; encoded by the exons ATGCCATCACGCTACCATGGGATATTTATCTTGTGTATCGCCACGGTAGCCGGTGCATTGCTTCCGCCGGTGGGGAGATGGTGCTCAGTCTGGCGCACGCTAAGTAGCGTTAGCGTGCTACTCACCTTGCCGGAGATCACGCACCAATGGTCGTTCTTAGGATTGAATCTCTGGTCGAATCATGCCGAGGATAAGCTGCCGATGTCTAACGAGCTCCTTGAACGTGACGCGACTCGATTTTCCAGGG TGCTGAACTTCTTTCCCGTTCCGGTCGAGGAAGAGTGCCTGTCCGAGGACAAACGACGTCAGGGAATATGCATGAACACATATGAGTGCCGTATCCAGCACGGGCAATCTCACGGACCGTGCGCGCTCGGTTTCGGCGTGTGCTGCATAT TCACGGCAAGCTGCGACAATGAAGTACAGAATAATCTGACCTACGTGACCAGTCCTGGTTTTCCCAACCTCATCGACCGGCCTATGAACTGCTCGGTGGTTATACGGAAGATCGATACGGAGGTCAGCCAGTTGAGGATCGACTTCGTCCATTTCAACATT GGTCAGCCGAACGCCGTGACCGGCATGTGCGACGGGGATGTTATGGTGATTAACAACAACAGGACATCTCTCGAACTTTGCGGCTGGAACAGCGGGCAACACG TATACGTGGACGTGGGCGAAGGCAACGAACCAATCACTTTGAACTTCCGGCTGCCAAGCGGACTGCAGCCACGAATGTGGGAGATGCTGGTGATGCAGCTGGGCTTCGAGCAACGTGCGCCGGTCGGATGTCTTCAGTACTTTCGCTCACCCAACGGCACACTGAGGACATTCAATTACCTTCCAAACGGCAGATATCTCGCCGAACGCGATTACCTATTATGCGTACGTCAGGAGAGGGACATGTGCGGGATCGCTTATCAGCCCTGCATGAGAGACTCTTTTCGGATAGGTCCTAATAGATCTCAAAACGTGACCAATAACACGGTTCCCGCAATGAACGCCGCGAACAGCGGAAACGCCTCCGCTGTCAATTTGAACGTCGCTGCTGCAAACAGTTCGTTTGCAGACGTCGTTGAGGGATCGGGAGCGGGATCACCCGAACAGGAAATGGTTTTGGAACAGGAAACCTCCAGCACGAATTCCATGCCTTTCCTCAGCAGACTGTGCAGAGACAGGATACTTATTCCTTGCGATTTTGAGGAATTTATTACG CCGGGAAACAACATGGCGGGTATCTGCAATTTGGAGCGTTGCGGCAGTTCTCTGTGCAATCAAAATGAACTTGACGCGGAGGGCAACTGCCGGGTAGAGACCTGGACTACCCCCTTTCGCATAAGGGTAGCGTTCGGCCCGGGTAATAACATGAACGGTACATTGGAAGACAATGCCGGCATGTGTCTCACGTACCAACAGTTAGCTTGTGTTGCCTGA